The following proteins come from a genomic window of Trifolium pratense cultivar HEN17-A07 linkage group LG4, ARS_RC_1.1, whole genome shotgun sequence:
- the LOC123922463 gene encoding ATP-dependent DNA helicase PIF1-like, translating to MLLRNVNVSSGLCNGTLLIVTYMGKKVIGAQVVTGTNIGDIVFLPRMSLLPSDANVSINFRRRQFPVCVCFGMTINKSQGHTLSHVGLYLPRQVFTHGQLYVAVSRVKIRAGLKILITNDNDVGKTNTVNVVYLEVFQRIYI from the coding sequence ATGCTTTTGAGGAATGTCAATGTCTCTTCCGGTCTTTGCAATGGTACACTTCTAATAGTTACATACATGGGAAAGAAAGTTATTGGTGCTCAAGTTGTGACGGGAACTAATATCGGTGACATTGTCTTTTTGCCAAGAATGAGTCTATTACCGTCTGATGCTAATGTTTCGATCAATTTTCGGCGGCGTCAATTTCCTGTTTGTGTGTGCTTTGGCATGACAATTAACAAAAGTCAGGGTCATACTTTGTCCCATGTTGGTTTATATCTTCCGAGACAAGTTTTTAcgcatggtcaattatatgttgcaGTTTCCCGTGTTAAAATTAGAGCTGGTTTGAAAATTCTAATCACTAATGACAATGATGTGGGAAAAACAAACACGGTTAATGTTGTTTATCTAGAAGTCTTTCAAAGAATTTATATTTGA
- the LOC123921309 gene encoding probable serine/threonine-protein kinase roco5, with protein sequence MATTLECWSSRTTTTTTTTTTDEDTVEQQQVLMRTHHRSELSSSSSSITSLSLPSKDSSILIHKNNKFHKLSRNFTDAITSFKNTLNFNNNNNNTESFASSKKLAWASVLRNLTQLYPGTQLPDNLISTIRNHYHSLPLSYAQAEFDMKDVFLHIKLMDQAMESDQPAILIQQQCGDGEIQVQGSVLKLTFACNSLISWPAMSVALDSFSICSKRPQIFEKKCFTLGVVLLVVRSGHEKLVKTRVENALKFALNKPKNNAVNVKLAFGLCGCQEENFKGRELGEIGEDSGSGKEFENSSQKIQLQMPLPTSSFIVSVDEWQTIKSGGDEIAKWLLNADMVEFTEQIGPNSYKGVYMGKRVGIEKLKGCEKGNSYEFELHRDLLELMTCGHRNILQFCGICVDDNHGLCVVTKFMVRGSVHDLMLKNKKLQTKDVVRIAVDVAEGIKFMNDHGVAYRDLNTQRILLDRHGNACLGDMGVVTACKSVSEATEYETDGYRWLAPEIIAGDPESVTETSSSNIYSYGMIIWEMVTGEAAYSTLSPVQAAVGIAACGLRPEIPKDCQPNLRYIMTKCWNNTPSKRPKFSDILAILLQPYNNNR encoded by the exons ATGGCAACAACACTAGAGTGTTGGTCAAGCCGCACCACCACTACCACCACAACAACCACCACCGATGAAGACACAGTTGAACAACAACAAGTTCTCATGAGAACACATCACAGATCcgaactttcttcttcttcttcttccattacttctctttctcttccttCCAAAGACTCGTCAATTCTAATTCACAAGAACAACAAGTTTCACAAACTCAGTCGTAATTTCACTGATGCAATTACATCTTTCAAAAACACACTCAATttcaataataacaataacaatactGAGTCTTTTGCTTCTTCTAAGAAACTTGCTTGGGCTTCTGTTCTTCGTAATCTTACTCAACTTTACCCTGGAACTCAATTACCTGATAATCTTATATCTACCATTCGTAATCATTACCATTCTCTTCCTCTCAG TTATGCACAGGCAGAATTTGATATGAAGGATGTGTTTCTTCACATCAAGTTGATGGATCAGGCAATGGAAAGTGATCAGCCTGCGATTTTGATTCAACAACAGTGTGGTGACGGCGAGATTCAGGTTCAAGGGTCTGTATTGAAGCTCACTTTTGCTTGCAATTCTCTTATTTCATGGCCTGCTATGTCGGTTGCGTTGGACAGTTTCTCCATTTGTAGCAAGAGGCCACAAATCTTTGAGAAGAAATGTTTCACCTTAGGGGTTGTTCTTCTCGTTGTTAGGTCCGGGCATGAAAAATTGGTCAAGACTCGGGTTGAGAATGCTTTGAAGTTTGCTTTAAATAAGCCCAAAAACAATGCTGTGAATGTGAAGCTTGCATTTGGACTTTGTGGGTGTCAGGAAGAGAATTTCAAGGGGAGAGAACTAGGGGAGATTGGAGAAGATAGTGGTAGCGGAAAGGAGTTTGAGAATTCTAGCCAAAAGATTCAGCTTCAAATGCCTTTGCCTACCTCATCTTTCATTGTGTCGGTAGATGAATGGCAGACGATAAAGTCAGGTGGGGATGAGATTGCGAAATGGTTGTTAAATGCAGATATGGTTGAGTTCACAGAACAGATTGGACCCAATTCTTATAAAGGAGTCTACATGGGGAAAAGGGTTGGAATTGAGAAGCTGAAAGGGTGTGAAAAAGGAAATTCTTACGAGTTTGAGCTCCACAGAGATCTTCTAGAACTGATGACTTGTGGACATAGAAACATTCTGCAGTTCTGTGGTATTTGTGTGGATGATAATCATGGGTTATGTGTGGTGACTAAGTTCATGGTACGTGGGTCGGTCCATGACTTAATGCTAAAGAACAAGAAGCTTCAGACTAAGGATGTTGTTAGAATCGCGGTTGATGTAGCTGAGGGGATCAAGTTTATGAATGACCATGGTGTTGCATATAGAGACCTTAATACACAGAGGATTCTATTAGATAGGCATGGGAATGCTTGCTTGGGAGATATGGGTGTAGTCACTGCCTGCAAGAGTGTTAGTGAAGCAACGGAGTATGAAACCGATGGTTATAGGTGGCTAGCTCCTGAG ATAATTGCAGGAGACCCTGAGAGCGTGACAGAGACATCTTCGAGCAACATTTATAGTTATGGGATGATAATTTGGGAGATGGTAACTGGTGAGGCAGCATATTCTACACTTTCTCCTGTGCAGGCTGCAGTTGGTATTGCTGCTTGTGGTCTTAGACCTGAAATTCCCAAGGACTGTCAACCTAATCTAAGATACATTATGACAAAATGCTGGAACAACACTCCTTCCAAACGTCCTAAGTTCTCCGATATTTTAGCCATATTGCTGCAACCATACAACAACAATAGGTAA